From the genome of Haloferax mediterranei ATCC 33500, one region includes:
- a CDS encoding prenyltransferase/squalene oxidase repeat-containing protein: MSSPSKTQYQPDENVDTERLQRYVDVLDDVLQYARERDYKGWDYGDGMSSRVLLSMPIENRWFDLVVQEFIKRSPINVRPLFLVEQRRNFKGISLFAMANRSRAQLANWFDGDEDTRLYLDDAAALTEWLIANQAKGYSGFAGSHRHVIQHLSGRNGPREGIPHSPNVVSTGYGVKALLAGREFDPNYPDIAKTAVDVMVKDLNYRPTDDGAVMDYYLSHPKDSYTLNALAIGARLFIELYDYFGDEALLERAEKVYDFVASKQTERGGWYYREPPTASHLSMDNHHNGFIIECFQRYEQIVESGRYDETTTHGLDFYARELFDENGAPNFDEENAYPRDTHATAQGILVFTYAGQYDRAERAIDWALANMYEPSDGRFYFRKHRFYTKRMTLMRWCQAWMAYAIAEYVATRISGEPTHGYGIDGLRVQTEIS; the protein is encoded by the coding sequence ATGAGTTCACCATCGAAGACACAGTATCAACCGGACGAGAACGTCGACACCGAACGTCTCCAGCGGTACGTCGACGTACTCGATGACGTCCTCCAGTACGCTCGCGAACGGGACTACAAGGGCTGGGACTACGGTGACGGGATGAGCAGTCGGGTACTGCTCTCGATGCCCATCGAAAACCGCTGGTTCGACCTCGTCGTCCAGGAGTTTATCAAGCGCTCTCCCATCAACGTCCGCCCGCTCTTTCTCGTCGAGCAGCGACGGAATTTCAAGGGAATATCGCTTTTCGCCATGGCGAATCGGAGTCGCGCACAGTTGGCGAACTGGTTCGACGGCGACGAAGACACCCGATTGTATCTCGATGATGCGGCCGCGTTGACCGAATGGCTCATCGCGAATCAAGCCAAGGGATACAGCGGCTTTGCCGGAAGCCACCGACACGTCATTCAACATCTCTCCGGCCGCAACGGTCCGCGAGAGGGAATTCCGCACTCGCCAAACGTCGTCTCGACGGGGTACGGCGTGAAGGCGCTTCTCGCCGGACGAGAGTTCGACCCGAACTACCCGGATATCGCCAAGACCGCCGTCGATGTTATGGTGAAAGACCTCAACTACCGGCCGACAGATGACGGCGCAGTCATGGACTACTATCTCTCGCATCCGAAAGACAGCTACACGCTCAATGCGCTGGCTATCGGGGCGAGGCTCTTCATCGAACTGTACGACTACTTCGGCGACGAAGCGTTGCTCGAACGCGCCGAGAAAGTGTACGACTTCGTCGCGTCGAAACAGACCGAACGCGGCGGCTGGTACTACCGTGAACCGCCGACCGCGTCACACCTCTCGATGGACAACCACCACAACGGGTTCATCATCGAGTGCTTCCAGCGGTACGAACAAATCGTAGAGAGCGGGCGGTACGACGAGACGACGACTCATGGTCTCGATTTCTATGCCCGAGAACTGTTCGACGAAAATGGTGCGCCGAACTTCGACGAAGAGAACGCCTATCCGCGGGATACACACGCGACCGCACAGGGAATCCTCGTGTTTACCTACGCCGGTCAGTACGACAGAGCAGAACGTGCTATTGACTGGGCGCTGGCGAACATGTACGAACCATCTGACGGGCGGTTCTACTTCCGAAAACACCGCTTCTACACCAAGCGGATGACACTCATGCGGTGGTGTCAGGCGTGGATGGCGTACGCGATTGCCGAGTACGTTGCCACGAGAATATCCGGTGAGCCAACCCACGGATACGGTATCGACGGTCTTCGGGTGCAGACAGAGATATCCTGA
- a CDS encoding lipid II:glycine glycyltransferase FemX, with translation MTIEIVEFEPSRRDEWDEYVKQSSQASIFHQYDALRLQAKYSNSKLHLLVGFKTEEPVGVFPVFEIRKGPVKTAFSPPPHIGVPYLGPVMFDTGNIKSRKFERRRNRFIEGCTDWIRSEIGPNYTHVRVGNYYTDMRTFQWGGCDVSPKYTYNVDLNRSEDDLLMSFSRNARRNIRDGKAVLSKIEEGGRDDIRTILTLVKNRYEEQGLTFDVPPQFVLDLYDTLPNGQVRPYVFRYNGSFVSGIIALQYGDTVYRWLGGVRPERDFGVDVNDLLDWRIMCDGRNRGMTRYDLVGANNRRLNRYKSKYNPELVTFYQIEHGPLSVRAIAHLYKNQLSPKVELFTRTGEASLPARLVSGVIHR, from the coding sequence ATGACAATCGAAATCGTCGAATTCGAGCCGAGTCGCCGCGATGAGTGGGACGAGTACGTCAAGCAGTCGAGTCAAGCGAGTATCTTTCATCAGTACGATGCCCTCAGGCTACAGGCGAAGTACTCGAATTCGAAGCTACACCTACTTGTCGGGTTCAAGACCGAAGAACCGGTCGGGGTGTTCCCCGTGTTCGAGATTCGAAAAGGGCCCGTCAAAACGGCATTCTCCCCGCCACCTCACATCGGAGTCCCGTATCTCGGACCGGTGATGTTCGATACTGGCAACATCAAGAGTCGAAAATTCGAGCGGCGTCGAAACCGGTTCATCGAGGGCTGTACCGACTGGATACGGTCCGAAATCGGACCGAACTACACACACGTTCGCGTCGGCAACTATTACACTGACATGCGGACGTTCCAGTGGGGAGGGTGTGACGTTTCGCCGAAGTATACCTACAACGTCGATTTGAACCGGAGCGAGGACGACCTGCTGATGTCATTCAGTCGGAACGCCCGACGAAACATCCGCGATGGGAAAGCGGTTCTATCCAAAATCGAAGAAGGCGGACGAGACGACATTCGGACCATTCTGACGCTGGTCAAAAATCGGTACGAAGAACAAGGATTGACCTTCGACGTTCCACCCCAGTTCGTCCTCGACTTGTACGATACCCTTCCGAATGGACAAGTCAGGCCGTACGTGTTCCGCTACAATGGCTCGTTCGTAAGCGGAATCATCGCACTCCAGTACGGAGATACCGTCTATCGGTGGCTTGGCGGTGTCCGCCCGGAGCGGGATTTCGGCGTCGATGTCAACGACCTCCTGGACTGGCGGATAATGTGCGACGGACGAAATCGGGGAATGACCAGATACGACCTTGTCGGAGCTAATAATCGACGGCTCAACCGGTACAAGAGCAAGTACAACCCGGAACTCGTTACATTCTACCAAATCGAACACGGGCCGCTTTCGGTCAGAGCCATCGCACACCTGTACAAAAATCAGCTCAGTCCCAAAGTCGAGCTATTCACTCGCACGGGTGAGGCGAGCCTCCCAGCGCGGCTGGTTTCGGGGGTTATCCACCGATGA
- a CDS encoding lipid II:glycine glycyltransferase FemX: MSQPRIETLGLEEWEQALPSSGVEVFHTSAVLAAIDEHFDGEMHLFGVFKGQEPVALFPTFVRKNPLGRAVVSPPPSMAIPYIGPIMMPNSPKQSTYESVNRKFADLVLEELGVRDKRTFVRVLCSPSYLDPRPFEWTGFAVKPSFTYRLDLSGQSPDEVQSQFSSSLRREIRQAKELDISISNEGIDGARTVYDDVASRYDEQDEPFGMPWAFVEALVRNLGDRCRVYVARDPDGRYLSGIIVPFSNETAYFWLGGARGEYDGVSINSLLHWRIIEDIVEDDGLESVMEYDLVGANTERLCNYKSKFGGELVPYYVVESTGVGMSLAKRTYQFLSKSSERIAK, translated from the coding sequence ATGTCACAACCACGTATCGAAACGCTAGGCCTCGAAGAGTGGGAGCAAGCGCTTCCATCGTCAGGTGTCGAAGTATTTCACACGTCCGCTGTTCTCGCCGCGATAGACGAACACTTCGACGGCGAGATGCACCTCTTCGGTGTTTTCAAAGGACAAGAACCAGTCGCACTGTTTCCGACGTTCGTCCGCAAGAATCCGCTCGGCCGGGCCGTCGTCTCGCCGCCGCCGTCGATGGCGATTCCCTACATCGGGCCAATTATGATGCCGAACAGTCCGAAGCAAAGTACCTACGAGTCCGTAAACCGGAAGTTCGCGGACTTGGTGCTAGAAGAACTCGGCGTGCGCGACAAACGGACGTTCGTCCGCGTTCTCTGTTCCCCGTCATATCTCGACCCACGACCGTTCGAGTGGACCGGATTCGCCGTCAAACCCTCGTTCACCTACCGACTCGACCTGTCCGGTCAGTCGCCCGACGAGGTACAGAGCCAGTTCAGTAGCAGTCTCCGACGCGAGATTCGGCAGGCGAAGGAGCTGGATATCAGTATCTCAAACGAAGGAATCGATGGCGCACGAACCGTGTACGACGACGTTGCCTCGCGATACGACGAGCAAGACGAACCGTTCGGGATGCCGTGGGCGTTCGTCGAGGCGCTGGTCAGAAACCTCGGCGACCGGTGCCGAGTCTACGTTGCCCGCGACCCTGACGGCCGATACCTCAGCGGAATAATTGTCCCCTTCTCGAACGAGACGGCCTACTTCTGGCTCGGCGGCGCTCGCGGTGAGTACGACGGTGTCAGCATCAACAGCCTGCTTCACTGGCGAATCATCGAAGATATCGTCGAAGACGACGGCCTCGAATCGGTCATGGAGTACGACCTCGTCGGCGCGAACACAGAGCGTCTCTGCAATTACAAATCGAAGTTTGGCGGAGAGTTGGTGCCGTACTACGTCGTC